Proteins encoded together in one Mycobacterium simiae window:
- a CDS encoding mycofactocin-coupled SDR family oxidoreductase, whose product MNRVSGKVAVVTGAARGQGRSHAVHLADEGADIIAVDICDDIATNDYPMARKSDLDETAKLVEKAGRRVVTAVADVRDRATLKKAIDDGVAELGGLHVVVANAGICPHGEHKGYPAFRDVFDVNFLGVVNTVNAAFDHLNTGASIVATGSIAGLVSQHDMFNGGGNPGPGGLGYGLAKKFVRDWVKSMAMTLAAREIRVNAVHPTNVNTAMMNNPMMYKTFRPDLEAPTHDDAFVVYPILQAMPVPWVQPEDVSHAVVYLASDESRYVTGLQMFIDGGAALKMGF is encoded by the coding sequence ATGAATCGAGTCAGCGGCAAAGTAGCGGTCGTCACGGGCGCCGCGCGCGGACAAGGGCGCAGTCACGCAGTCCATCTCGCCGACGAGGGCGCCGACATCATCGCCGTTGACATCTGCGACGACATCGCGACCAACGACTACCCGATGGCACGCAAGAGCGACCTCGACGAGACGGCGAAGTTGGTGGAGAAGGCTGGCCGACGTGTCGTCACCGCTGTGGCCGATGTGCGGGATCGGGCGACCCTGAAGAAGGCGATCGACGACGGCGTCGCCGAACTGGGCGGTCTGCATGTCGTCGTCGCCAACGCCGGCATCTGCCCGCACGGAGAGCACAAAGGGTATCCGGCATTCCGCGACGTGTTCGACGTAAATTTTCTCGGCGTTGTTAACACCGTTAACGCCGCGTTTGACCATCTGAACACCGGTGCGTCGATCGTCGCCACCGGCTCGATCGCCGGACTGGTCTCCCAACACGATATGTTCAACGGTGGCGGCAACCCGGGCCCCGGCGGACTCGGGTATGGCTTGGCCAAGAAGTTCGTCCGCGACTGGGTCAAATCGATGGCGATGACACTGGCGGCGCGCGAGATACGCGTTAACGCCGTGCACCCGACGAACGTCAACACCGCGATGATGAACAATCCGATGATGTACAAGACGTTTCGTCCCGACCTCGAGGCTCCGACTCACGACGATGCCTTTGTGGTCTACCCGATACTCCAGGCAATGCCGGTGCCCTGGGTGCAGCCCGAGGACGTCTCGCACGCCGTGGTCTACCTCGCCTCCGACGAGTCGCGTTACGTCACTGGACTGCAGATGTTCATCGACGGCGGCGCCGCGCTGAAAATGGGTTTCTGA
- a CDS encoding CaiB/BaiF CoA transferase family protein, which produces MNNPMAGVRVLEVAQWTFVPAAGAVLADWGADVLKIEHPRTGDAQRGLRQLGNVQIAGDRNPVMEHANRGKRSIALDISTPAGHELLMDIARTSDVFLTNFLPDARAKLRIDVDDVRTANPDIVYVRGSAYGTLGDEAGIGGYDMTGFWSRAGSAASVTPPDMAGVVAQPGPAYGDSLGGMTIAGGIAAALFGRERTGEAKVVDVSLLGVGVWAMGVAVNAALISGQPWQANPAGANVAAHNPLVGFYRTGDGRYLGLSMMQGFRYWADFCVRVGLAELATDERFASHELLTRNAAQATAILREVLGSQTLEHWRKALAGFEGQWAPIQDTMDVAADEQVRANGVIVPIQGSGGSLELVSSPVLFDQTPFALGPTPEFAEHTEALLLELGKDWDDIIVLKDSGTIA; this is translated from the coding sequence ATGAACAATCCGATGGCGGGCGTACGCGTCCTCGAGGTTGCCCAGTGGACCTTCGTGCCGGCTGCCGGCGCGGTGCTGGCGGACTGGGGCGCTGACGTACTGAAGATCGAACATCCGCGCACCGGCGATGCCCAGCGGGGCCTACGTCAGCTCGGCAACGTACAGATCGCCGGCGATCGCAACCCCGTCATGGAGCACGCAAATCGCGGCAAACGGTCTATCGCCCTTGATATCTCGACACCGGCCGGCCATGAATTGCTGATGGACATTGCCCGCACGAGCGACGTGTTCCTGACGAACTTCTTGCCCGACGCCCGCGCCAAACTACGGATCGACGTCGATGACGTGCGGACGGCGAATCCCGACATCGTCTATGTGCGGGGCAGCGCATACGGGACGCTCGGCGACGAGGCAGGCATCGGTGGCTACGACATGACGGGCTTCTGGAGCCGAGCCGGTAGCGCGGCAAGCGTCACCCCGCCCGATATGGCTGGCGTCGTCGCACAACCCGGACCGGCGTACGGAGATTCCCTGGGTGGCATGACCATTGCCGGCGGAATCGCCGCGGCGCTGTTCGGACGTGAACGAACCGGTGAGGCCAAGGTGGTGGATGTTTCGCTGCTCGGAGTGGGGGTGTGGGCGATGGGCGTGGCCGTCAACGCTGCGCTGATCTCCGGACAGCCGTGGCAGGCAAACCCGGCCGGCGCCAACGTCGCCGCGCACAATCCGCTGGTGGGCTTCTACCGCACCGGCGACGGCCGTTACCTGGGATTGTCGATGATGCAAGGGTTCCGCTACTGGGCAGACTTCTGTGTGCGGGTCGGGCTCGCCGAACTTGCCACCGACGAACGCTTTGCCAGCCATGAGCTGCTAACCCGCAATGCGGCGCAGGCGACTGCGATCCTGCGTGAGGTGCTCGGGAGCCAAACGCTCGAGCACTGGCGCAAAGCACTGGCCGGTTTCGAAGGGCAATGGGCGCCCATACAGGACACGATGGATGTCGCGGCCGATGAGCAGGTCAGGGCGAACGGCGTCATCGTGCCCATCCAAGGCAGCGGCGGTTCCCTCGAATTAGTCTCGAGCCCTGTACTTTTCGATCAGACGCCGTTCGCTCTCGGCCCGACGCCGGAATTCGCGGAACATACCGAAGCGCTGTTACTCGAACTGGGCAAGGACTGGGACGACATCATTGTCCTCAAGGACAGCGGAACCATCGCGTGA
- a CDS encoding cytochrome P450: MVTITAARFDEPAFYLGDPNGAFAQLREHDPVHWYDEGKFWVITKYEDIKGISARPEKFRSERIGIMMDLIAHREGRDPQGYGNRGIMFMDPPVHRVHRKAVGVRFTPAAVAKMEARVRQVVNDVLDDLPDGEFDWIQRVAEPIPVYVFAYLLGVPEEDWPKVAGWATTIANVGGGAASDEDYAFIFEHIGPYLMGLVAERKERPQDDLLTMLSQVTVDGEPFNDMQVMIYALTLLAAGSETTQSLIAGIADCLDTHPDQSAVLFADPGLSGNAVEEVLRYWTPVMSMARQAARDVRLRGAEVKEGDGVLLAYASANRDEEHWGPTAEQFDIHRQDAANHLGFGVGEHFCMGAALARREARLLLEEVARRAKGIHVAGERVPRVSTLVHTHDHLPVTLDYR; encoded by the coding sequence ATGGTGACGATCACAGCGGCCCGCTTCGACGAGCCGGCGTTCTACCTCGGCGACCCGAACGGCGCGTTCGCGCAGCTGCGCGAGCACGACCCCGTGCATTGGTACGACGAGGGGAAATTCTGGGTCATTACCAAATACGAAGATATCAAGGGCATCTCGGCTCGACCCGAGAAGTTTAGGTCCGAGCGCATTGGGATCATGATGGATCTGATCGCGCACCGGGAGGGCCGGGACCCTCAGGGGTACGGCAACCGCGGCATCATGTTCATGGATCCGCCGGTGCACCGGGTGCACCGCAAGGCTGTCGGTGTGCGGTTCACACCGGCCGCGGTCGCCAAGATGGAGGCTCGGGTACGCCAGGTCGTCAACGATGTGCTCGACGACCTGCCGGACGGAGAATTCGACTGGATTCAACGGGTGGCCGAGCCCATCCCGGTGTACGTCTTCGCGTACCTGCTGGGAGTGCCCGAAGAAGACTGGCCCAAGGTCGCGGGCTGGGCGACCACCATCGCCAACGTCGGTGGTGGGGCCGCAAGCGATGAGGACTACGCGTTCATCTTCGAACACATCGGGCCCTATCTGATGGGCCTCGTCGCCGAACGCAAGGAGCGTCCTCAGGACGATCTGCTCACGATGCTCTCCCAGGTGACCGTTGACGGAGAACCCTTCAACGACATGCAGGTGATGATCTACGCGCTCACCTTGCTCGCCGCCGGCAGTGAGACGACACAGAGCCTGATCGCGGGAATCGCCGACTGTCTCGACACCCATCCCGACCAGTCGGCGGTGTTGTTCGCCGATCCCGGGCTCAGCGGCAACGCCGTCGAGGAGGTGCTGCGTTACTGGACGCCGGTGATGAGCATGGCCCGGCAGGCGGCGCGCGACGTTCGGCTACGCGGTGCGGAGGTCAAGGAAGGCGACGGGGTGCTGCTCGCCTACGCGTCCGCGAACCGCGACGAGGAGCACTGGGGCCCGACCGCCGAACAGTTCGACATCCACCGGCAGGACGCCGCCAATCACCTCGGCTTCGGAGTCGGCGAGCACTTCTGCATGGGCGCCGCCCTGGCTCGACGCGAAGCCCGTCTGCTGCTGGAGGAAGTAGCGCGGCGCGCCAAGGGGATTCACGTGGCCGGTGAGCGAGTGCCCCGCGTGTCGACATTGGTGCACACCCACGACCACCTGCCCGTCACGCTGGACTATCGCTGA
- a CDS encoding CaiB/BaiF CoA transferase family protein → MVTAGLSHLRVCDLGGQLAGAGATKILAAFGAEVIRVEDPATRGMWDALRGVGPFVDERRGVNLGAGFNNHNVGKLGVTINLRLSAGKELLRELIVVSDIVCENFAAGVLDRMGFGYDELRRIKPDIIYVSNCGFGHTGPYRDFKTWGPIVQALSGLTFTAGLPDHEPAGWGYSYMDHIAAYYMTVAILAALHQRERTGEGQHIDLATVPAGIAMLPTEVLDWTVNRRPARRPGLPDGNHADFGEMAPHGIYPCLGEDRWIAIACRDERDVALLSKVLDQPRLTDDRFATLEQRLLGADALDELVSARTRTREADTLSRELGAAGVPASVVKSPRERIDEDPDLAEWGLFPTVTHPEIGTVRVEGLPLRMSASPWSISRAAPCLGEHNRSVLGGLLGRSDQELDDLTKQGVI, encoded by the coding sequence ATGGTGACCGCTGGTTTATCCCACCTTCGCGTGTGCGATCTGGGTGGTCAACTGGCCGGCGCGGGGGCGACGAAGATCCTGGCGGCGTTCGGCGCCGAGGTCATTCGCGTCGAAGACCCCGCAACGCGCGGGATGTGGGACGCGCTGCGCGGCGTGGGCCCGTTCGTCGACGAGCGTCGGGGCGTGAATCTGGGCGCCGGCTTCAACAACCACAACGTCGGCAAGCTCGGGGTTACCATCAACCTGCGTCTCTCGGCCGGCAAAGAGCTGCTGCGTGAACTGATCGTCGTCTCCGACATCGTCTGCGAGAATTTCGCCGCCGGCGTGCTGGACCGGATGGGATTCGGCTACGACGAGCTGCGCCGGATCAAGCCGGACATCATCTACGTCTCCAACTGTGGGTTCGGCCACACCGGGCCGTACCGGGACTTCAAGACCTGGGGTCCGATTGTTCAGGCGCTGAGCGGGTTGACCTTCACCGCCGGGCTGCCCGACCACGAGCCGGCGGGGTGGGGCTACTCCTACATGGACCACATCGCCGCCTACTACATGACCGTGGCGATACTGGCGGCCCTGCATCAGCGCGAACGTACCGGCGAGGGCCAGCACATCGATTTGGCCACGGTGCCGGCCGGTATCGCGATGCTGCCCACCGAAGTGCTGGATTGGACCGTCAACCGGCGGCCCGCCCGCCGGCCGGGGCTCCCGGACGGTAACCACGCCGACTTCGGCGAGATGGCCCCGCACGGCATCTATCCGTGCCTAGGCGAGGATCGGTGGATAGCCATCGCCTGCCGCGACGAACGGGATGTCGCGCTGCTGTCCAAAGTCCTCGACCAGCCGCGACTGACGGACGATCGGTTCGCCACACTCGAGCAGCGGTTGCTCGGTGCCGACGCACTCGACGAACTCGTCAGCGCACGCACCCGGACCCGCGAAGCGGACACTCTGTCACGCGAACTCGGCGCGGCCGGCGTTCCCGCGAGCGTCGTCAAGTCGCCCCGGGAACGGATCGACGAAGACCCGGACCTCGCCGAATGGGGACTCTTCCCGACCGTGACGCATCCCGAAATCGGGACGGTGCGCGTGGAGGGCCTTCCGCTGCGAATGTCGGCCTCGCCGTGGAGTATTTCGCGGGCCGCGCCGTGCCTGGGCGAACACAACCGGAGCGTGCTCGGCGGGCTGCTCGGGCGCAGCGATCAGGAGTTGGACGACTTGACGAAGCAGGGTGTGATCTGA
- a CDS encoding CoA transferase encodes MPGRTQPERARRAARAQRSGVGRLDEAGCDLNALSGLRVVEISGQFTPVGGRLLAELGAEVVVIEPPAGSSHRSRPPFAHNNIGPDTSLRWWSGNVGKRSVTVNLDTAEGVSALERLIASADIVISGGGPIGDARHPALIWVAVTPFGLDSMRADQPVTDLTMLAGGGPVWNCGYDDHSLPPIRGAGEQSANIAGLYCAIGTLVALAHRDQTGQGQLVEVSVNAACNVSCEQTTYHWLVNNETCVRQTGRHAYFTRSQPTQVRCADGGYATTGVLPRKPPEFANLLHWLADLGLTDELPEAVFLEMAASRDEPVDIAMIGADDETTAILMAARDAITLIASRMAADEYFLESQRRGFPAGAVLSPDEAFEDDHVAARGFHVPVHHAELGEIFRYPGTPYLFSANPAGGPLRPPLLGEHNGLLDELTDDSA; translated from the coding sequence GTGCCTGGGCGAACACAACCGGAGCGTGCTCGGCGGGCTGCTCGGGCGCAGCGATCAGGAGTTGGACGACTTGACGAAGCAGGGTGTGATCTGAACGCGCTGAGCGGGCTCCGCGTCGTCGAGATCAGTGGCCAGTTCACCCCCGTCGGGGGACGGCTGCTCGCCGAACTCGGCGCCGAGGTGGTCGTCATCGAGCCTCCCGCCGGTTCCTCACACCGGTCGCGACCGCCGTTCGCGCACAACAACATCGGCCCGGACACCAGTCTGCGATGGTGGAGCGGCAACGTGGGCAAGCGGTCGGTGACCGTCAATCTCGACACCGCGGAGGGTGTCAGCGCACTGGAGCGCCTGATCGCTAGCGCCGACATCGTGATCTCCGGGGGCGGCCCGATCGGTGATGCCCGACACCCGGCCCTGATCTGGGTAGCGGTCACCCCTTTTGGGCTGGACAGCATGCGGGCCGACCAGCCGGTCACCGACCTCACCATGCTGGCCGGCGGGGGTCCGGTCTGGAACTGCGGCTACGACGACCACTCCTTGCCGCCGATCCGCGGCGCGGGCGAGCAGTCGGCCAACATCGCCGGCCTGTATTGCGCGATCGGAACGCTGGTGGCCCTTGCGCATCGCGACCAGACCGGCCAGGGTCAGCTGGTCGAGGTCAGCGTCAACGCGGCGTGCAACGTCAGCTGCGAACAGACGACCTACCACTGGCTGGTCAACAACGAGACGTGCGTCCGCCAGACCGGCCGTCACGCGTACTTCACGCGCAGCCAACCTACCCAGGTCCGGTGCGCGGACGGCGGCTACGCCACCACCGGCGTGCTGCCTCGCAAGCCGCCCGAATTCGCGAACCTGCTGCACTGGCTTGCGGACCTCGGTCTGACCGACGAGCTTCCCGAGGCAGTGTTCTTGGAAATGGCCGCTTCTCGCGACGAGCCGGTCGACATTGCGATGATCGGTGCCGACGACGAGACCACCGCGATACTGATGGCGGCCCGCGACGCGATCACCCTGATCGCTTCCCGGATGGCGGCCGACGAGTACTTCCTGGAAAGTCAGCGACGCGGATTCCCCGCCGGAGCGGTGCTGTCACCCGACGAGGCCTTCGAGGACGACCACGTCGCTGCCCGCGGGTTTCACGTGCCGGTCCACCACGCGGAACTGGGGGAGATCTTCCGCTATCCGGGCACGCCATACCTTTTCAGTGCCAATCCGGCGGGCGGCCCGCTGCGGCCACCCTTGCTCGGGGAACACAACGGGCTGCTCGACGAACTTACCGACGACTCCGCATGA
- a CDS encoding VOC family protein has translation MSSGDRLTHIGLCVSDLEKSVQFYCLALGFDECGRLRVDGPETARLLGVPGLVLDLVYLQRDGFRLELLSYPVPGAREKHRPRRMNAVGFTHLSFRVDDPDAFVAGIERLGGQVRPERTVTFAGGNRGLMATDPDGNWIELIERTPSSD, from the coding sequence ATGAGCTCCGGTGACCGCCTCACCCATATCGGGCTGTGTGTCAGCGATCTCGAAAAGTCGGTCCAGTTCTATTGCTTGGCATTGGGATTCGACGAGTGTGGTCGGCTGCGGGTCGACGGGCCCGAGACGGCGCGGCTGCTCGGCGTGCCCGGGCTGGTTCTCGACCTGGTCTATCTGCAACGCGACGGATTTCGCCTCGAGTTGCTCAGTTATCCGGTGCCGGGCGCGCGAGAGAAGCACCGGCCCCGCCGGATGAACGCGGTGGGATTCACGCACCTATCGTTCCGCGTCGACGACCCGGACGCATTCGTCGCAGGTATCGAGCGCTTGGGTGGCCAGGTTCGACCGGAACGAACGGTGACTTTCGCGGGCGGCAACCGGGGGCTGATGGCGACCGACCCCGACGGCAACTGGATCGAGTTGATCGAACGCACCCCGTCCAGCGACTGA
- a CDS encoding cytochrome P450: MAVPATSELMYSPFSKAIFDDPYPVYRRLRDEAPVYRDPENRWWVLSRFDDVSQALRDWETFSSKRGPAPENPDNDGRKYSVISMDPPRHDRIRGVLKGFFTPKAVAAMESALRAVVNTHLGRLRPGTTVDAMEAFAFSVPTDVIGDLLGVPHSDRAQLRVWWEAFLTREEGQVAVPAQAIEANRLISQYIGDLIERRRTDPADDLISIVLQASFEDPEAGRHRCLTAHEVLMFCNLLSAAGSETTQKLISNGLVALAEHPEQWHRIVKDRTAIPAAVNEALRYDTPSHWVARTLTRPIERHGVTMQAGDWVLLLLGSANRDERRYDDPDRFIIGRPRGTDVYFGWGIHICLGQWLARREAQLVFDYIADRFPDYAIGARERVLTATVRGYTSVEMTLR, encoded by the coding sequence ATGGCTGTGCCAGCGACCAGCGAGTTGATGTATTCGCCATTCTCCAAGGCGATCTTCGACGATCCATACCCGGTGTACCGGAGATTGCGTGACGAGGCGCCGGTTTACCGGGATCCGGAGAATCGCTGGTGGGTCTTGTCCAGGTTCGACGACGTGTCGCAGGCTCTTCGGGATTGGGAGACGTTCTCGTCCAAACGCGGTCCGGCACCGGAGAACCCGGACAACGACGGCCGCAAGTACTCGGTGATCTCGATGGACCCGCCGCGCCACGACCGCATTCGCGGGGTCCTCAAGGGTTTCTTCACGCCAAAAGCGGTCGCCGCCATGGAATCCGCCCTGCGCGCGGTGGTCAACACCCACCTTGGCCGGCTGCGACCGGGTACCACCGTCGACGCGATGGAGGCCTTCGCGTTCTCGGTCCCCACGGATGTGATCGGTGATCTCCTCGGCGTGCCGCACAGCGACCGCGCGCAGTTACGCGTCTGGTGGGAGGCCTTCCTCACCCGGGAGGAAGGGCAAGTCGCAGTCCCGGCCCAAGCCATCGAGGCCAACCGCCTGATCAGCCAGTACATCGGTGACCTGATCGAGCGGCGCCGCACCGACCCGGCCGACGACTTGATCAGCATCGTGCTGCAAGCCAGCTTTGAGGATCCCGAAGCCGGCCGCCACCGCTGCCTGACCGCGCACGAGGTGCTGATGTTCTGCAATCTCCTGTCGGCTGCCGGCTCGGAAACCACGCAGAAGCTGATCTCCAACGGCCTGGTCGCGCTCGCGGAACATCCTGAACAGTGGCATCGAATCGTCAAGGACCGCACTGCTATTCCCGCCGCGGTCAACGAGGCGCTTCGCTACGACACCCCGAGCCACTGGGTGGCGCGCACCTTGACCCGGCCCATCGAGCGTCACGGCGTCACGATGCAGGCCGGCGACTGGGTGCTGCTGCTGCTGGGTAGCGCCAACCGGGACGAACGGCGCTACGACGATCCCGACCGCTTCATCATCGGAAGGCCGCGGGGCACCGACGTGTACTTCGGATGGGGAATTCATATCTGTCTCGGGCAATGGTTGGCGCGCCGGGAGGCGCAGCTGGTGTTCGACTACATCGCCGACAGGTTCCCCGACTACGCCATCGGGGCGCGCGAACGCGTGCTCACCGCGACGGTGCGCGGATACACCAGCGTGGAGATGACCCTGCGCTGA
- a CDS encoding acyl-CoA dehydrogenase family protein: protein MEIAFTDEQQLLRDTAAQLGESVGVTSADEIPTGEALDAQWRRLVDLGVPTLRSPRLCGLEASGVETVIVIEELARTLSAVPVAGQAVLATELLEAAGAEEALELVAEGSLRLAPVLGPDLTGFGSARGPGVAFDAAGATHGLLAARTDGQRRLVCAPLGGADHRALDLTREFRCLPADSAAPAVVTGEPIDDERWRRVESLAMTAVAADLVGLMRGALDDAVRYAGERAQFGVKIGSFQAVGHLLADALVQLEGARSCLWHAAWAIDHLPADEARLAAMTAKAYASAAGREVVEATVQVFGGIAITWEHASHLRLRRTLLDRRLFGDEAVHYEAIAAMRLANRELA, encoded by the coding sequence ATGGAGATCGCCTTCACCGATGAGCAGCAGCTGCTCCGCGACACCGCCGCGCAGCTGGGGGAGAGCGTGGGTGTCACCAGTGCGGACGAGATCCCAACCGGCGAGGCGCTCGACGCCCAGTGGCGCCGCCTGGTGGATCTCGGTGTGCCAACGCTGCGTTCGCCGCGCCTGTGTGGACTCGAGGCGAGCGGCGTCGAAACCGTCATCGTCATCGAAGAACTCGCCAGAACCCTCAGCGCCGTGCCGGTGGCGGGCCAGGCGGTGCTGGCCACCGAACTCCTGGAGGCGGCCGGAGCCGAGGAGGCACTGGAGCTCGTTGCGGAAGGAAGCCTGCGGCTGGCGCCGGTGCTGGGTCCCGACCTGACGGGTTTCGGCTCGGCTCGCGGACCGGGCGTGGCATTCGACGCCGCGGGCGCCACCCATGGACTACTGGCCGCCCGCACCGACGGGCAGCGCCGGCTTGTGTGCGCACCGCTGGGCGGCGCCGACCACCGGGCGCTGGACCTGACTCGCGAATTTCGTTGCTTGCCAGCCGATTCGGCCGCCCCGGCGGTGGTGACCGGCGAGCCCATTGATGACGAACGATGGCGGCGGGTGGAGTCGTTGGCGATGACCGCCGTCGCTGCCGACCTGGTCGGCCTCATGCGGGGTGCTCTGGACGACGCGGTCCGCTACGCGGGTGAGCGGGCTCAATTCGGGGTCAAGATCGGCTCGTTTCAGGCCGTGGGACATCTGCTCGCCGATGCCCTGGTGCAACTGGAAGGCGCCCGGAGTTGCCTCTGGCACGCCGCGTGGGCGATCGACCACTTGCCGGCCGACGAGGCCCGCCTGGCGGCGATGACGGCCAAGGCATACGCCTCCGCCGCGGGCCGGGAGGTGGTGGAGGCCACGGTTCAGGTCTTCGGTGGCATCGCGATCACCTGGGAGCATGCTTCTCACCTGCGGCTGCGCCGGACTCTGTTGGACCGGCGATTGTTCGGCGACGAGGCAGTGCACTACGAGGCCATCGCCGCGATGCGGCTGGCGAATCGGGAGCTCGCTTAG
- a CDS encoding acyl-CoA dehydrogenase family protein — MDFNDSAPEARFRAELRQWLSDHAADAAIPEDPAARADAQNAWHQTLYEAGYIGLSFPVEYGGHGKAPVYEAILNEELGRAGAAPIEGVGHLSNALRLFGTNEQRDTLLPGLLSGRVRWCQGFSEPEAGSDLAGLKTRADFMDTGAREMFRVNGRKIWTSFGAVADWCFLLCRTEPDAPKHAGISVLLVPMSTPGIEVRPIVNAARNREFTEITFDNVDVPAGNLLGKRGEGWSIANQLLAFERGPSDINWIGRLTTQLRRLENDVRVGWLEDSPTARARLGQAYVELRALQVKVMRSLTGRQNGKLPGPEGSVDKLLMTRADQFVAHAMMDLSTSGPLLTEGLEWDIYVWSRAAGIYGGTAQIQRNIVAQRVLGLPRA, encoded by the coding sequence ATGGACTTCAACGACAGCGCGCCCGAAGCGCGGTTCCGCGCCGAGCTCAGGCAGTGGCTGTCCGACCACGCCGCCGACGCCGCGATCCCCGAGGACCCGGCCGCCCGTGCGGACGCGCAAAACGCCTGGCATCAGACCCTTTACGAGGCCGGCTACATCGGGTTGTCCTTCCCCGTCGAATACGGCGGGCATGGTAAGGCGCCGGTCTACGAGGCGATCCTCAACGAAGAGCTCGGGCGGGCCGGCGCCGCGCCGATCGAGGGCGTCGGTCACCTCAGCAACGCGTTGCGGCTGTTCGGGACGAACGAGCAGCGCGACACGCTGCTGCCCGGCCTCTTGTCTGGCCGCGTGCGCTGGTGCCAGGGATTCTCCGAACCCGAGGCCGGATCCGATCTCGCCGGGCTGAAGACCCGGGCCGATTTCATGGACACCGGCGCGCGTGAGATGTTTCGCGTCAACGGCCGCAAGATCTGGACGAGCTTCGGTGCCGTCGCCGACTGGTGCTTCCTACTGTGCCGCACCGAGCCGGACGCGCCGAAGCACGCGGGCATCTCCGTATTGCTGGTGCCGATGTCGACGCCCGGTATCGAGGTGCGACCGATCGTCAACGCCGCGCGCAACCGCGAGTTCACCGAGATCACCTTCGACAACGTCGACGTCCCCGCAGGCAACCTGCTCGGCAAGCGCGGGGAGGGCTGGTCCATCGCCAACCAGTTGCTTGCCTTCGAGCGCGGTCCCAGCGACATCAACTGGATCGGTCGGCTCACCACGCAGCTACGGCGCCTCGAGAACGACGTTCGCGTCGGCTGGCTCGAGGACTCCCCGACGGCTCGAGCCCGGCTCGGGCAGGCCTACGTGGAGCTGCGCGCGCTGCAGGTCAAGGTCATGAGATCTCTCACGGGGCGCCAAAACGGCAAGCTTCCCGGGCCAGAGGGATCGGTCGACAAACTGCTCATGACGCGGGCCGACCAGTTCGTCGCCCACGCCATGATGGACCTGTCGACCAGTGGCCCGCTGCTTACCGAAGGCCTGGAATGGGACATCTACGTGTGGTCGCGCGCCGCCGGCATCTACGGCGGAACCGCTCAAATCCAGCGCAACATCGTCGCGCAACGGGTGCTGGGCTTGCCGCGGGCCTGA